The stretch of DNA GGTGGAAGGCCCAGCTGAACCTTGAAATTATCGAGTTGTGTCAGGTAGGCACGCTCAAACTTAATTTTTCGACGTTTTGCCGTCACCAGGCTACTCTTGAGTTGTGTTACGTCGAGGGCTGTTGCCCGACCGGCTTCCGCCAGTTTCTCCAGGTCACTAATCAGGCTTTCGAGACTTTGAACATTGGTACCCTGATTGCGAAGACTCTGGAGATAGTAAAGTATCCAGTAAAATCCAACAGTCGGGCTTCGGGCTCCACGGATCAGAAATGCGAGTTCTCCTCCGCCAGCAGTACCTGGCAACGGGATGGCCTGTTCTCCGGTCAGAACTGTGACGTAAAAGTCCTTGCGGAATCGGGCAAAGGTGCGGATGCCGTACACAACGTTCCGCTCCGCCTGGGTCAGTTGCTCAAGGGCGATGTTACGCCCGGCACCGATCATCAGCGGTTGCACAATCGAATAAGCCAGTGTTGTCGCTGTACGAGCCTGATTCGGGCCGCCGGAAAACAGCCACAACGTACTGTTGGCGAGTTCGGCGACAATTTGTCCGCCAGCCGGCAGTAGTTTGCTGAGACCGGCCGTGGTCGGGCCAAGACGCAGATTACCGGCATCGTCGGGTTGATGTTCATAGGTCAATGCCGTACCGGGCTCCACACCGTCCAGATTGAGTGGCCGCACGTCAAAACGGTAGCGGTTCAGTGTCAGGGACAGAGCCCGAAGATACATGTCTTCCAGTTGCTCCTGGTATTCCCGGCTATGAATCAGCCCAAGTTCGATCGCCTCCTGAAAGCCCAGTTTTTCAATCTTTGGAAGAGAAAACGTAGGAGCCTGGAATGGATCACCGTCGAGGTAGGTCGGCCACATTGGGTTTTCGACGTGGACCAGATCGCCCGTTTCGTGCCAGCCTTTCCAGCCACGCATTCCGTAAACGGAATGCATATAAGGATGGACTGCCGGATCGTCCGGCGGCAGAGGGGGTGAGTCTGGATCGTATGGATCGTAGAAGCGACTGCGTTCGTCGGGCGTAATATTGACGCGCGGAGGTGTCCAGCGCGGATCGTCCATTTTTTCCGCAAGAATCTCGTATGAAAGTCGATCTGCGGCGAGACGGTATTTCTTACGTGTACAACCGGATCCGCACAGTGTCAGCAGCAGGAGAAGCGTGAACTGAAGCCTGATGTAATGTGATAACCGACTGCTGACGGATCCCATGAGATGCTGCACCACAGGCGCAAAGGTTATAAACGACGCCCTCCGATGAATATTCGGATTTTTCCGATCCGATCGTTAAGGCAATTTTGACGGGCTGGCGCCAATTGTCACAGGTAGAGTCTTTCGGTGTTCCAGTGGCCAGATGGCAAACGTATGCAGGAGAGCGACCCGAGGAGTCGTGGCCCGCGGCAAAGTGGCTGTGTCCGGCCCGTGAGAAGACACTATCCTAACCGCGGCCGACAGCAGGTAACGGGTTCAAAAGAACACGACGAAGTGCCGATAAAAAGACAGGACCGGCTGACGACAGGAAAGCCTCGGCATGACTACCGAATGAGGCCGGTCATCGGCAGAAATTGCCGCAAAAAACACAGGTTTTTCTTTGCTGCTGCTGCTCAGACCGGTCTTGATCCGGTTTGATCACGATCGATAGGATTCGGCTGTTTCCGAGTCGGTCCCGGATACTTGATTGGTGTGATGCGAATGTCCGCCGCGAAAATTTTTTCCAACTTTTTACGCTGTATGGACACATCAGTCGTGTCAACACAAACCGACAGGTTTCTCACTCAAGGTCACAGTGGTGCTGCAGATGCGGAGCATCAGCAGCATGTTGCGTCTGGTACGACCGGACGACTGGTGATCGTTTGCCTGCTGGTGATCGTGACAGGCTGTCAGGGTAAGGGACTGGTTACAGAGAATCCTGTCTTTTCAGATTTGCCGCCGCGGCGTTCGCTGGTCAACAATGCGACCACCGAACTCTCATCTGACAAAGGTGACACACTGAGTGTGACGCAGGTTGCGGTCCGCGATGCGGAACCGCTTCAGGGCAATACTGTCGTTGCTGATATCAATGGACGTCCGTTGTTCGTTGACGATCTGATTGGCAGTATTCGGCTAACGCTCGAAGCCGACGACCGTTACACCGATCGACAGCGCCGTCAGTTCATGCTGCAGGAGTTGCAGCGAGGACTGGACCAGAGAATTGATGAAGAGATTGCTGTGCAGGCTTTAGAAGCCAAGGTCCCCGAGGAACAGCGAGAGGCAATGAAGGAGCACCTTGGCACAGCCTTTGAACAGTTTCTGGAAGCTCGCAGGACCGAGCTGATCCGTGAAGGAAAGATTTCATCCGGTGACGAACTTGATCAGTTTCTTGCTCAGGGTGGTATGTCGGTGGGGCAGCTGAGAGAAACGTTTTTCCGTATCCAAATGGTGAATGGGTACATTAAATCACTGACAGAGGCGACGGAGGGGCATTCACCCGACCGTCTCGAACTACTCGAATACTACCGCACGAACATCGATCAGTTTACACCGAATGAACGAGTGCGATGGCAGGAAATTCGTGTGAGTGTCAGCGCCCACGGCGGTCGGGAGCAGGCACGGCAGCGCATGATGCAAGTCCTCAATGCGATCAAGTCCGGAGAAAGTGAGTTCGCTGAACTGGCTCACATGTATTCGGATGCCTTTAGTGCCGAACAAAACGGCAATCGCGGTTGGTTGAATCGCGATTCCCTGCGGGACAAGAAGCTGGAAGAAATGCTGTTTAATCTCAAGAGTGGTGAGATGACTCGCGTTATGGAAGACGACAGATTCTTTTCGATCTACAGAGTTGCTCGACACGAATACGCCACGCCACGGCCGTTTTCCGTTGTCCAGTCCGAAATTGACGAGGCGATCAGGCGGGAACGGGCGACTGCTGCTAAGCAGACAATCATCGCAGACATGCGAGCTGAGGCCAGCGTTCGCACAATTTTCGATGACCATACAGAACTCCGGTAGGTTCAACCTGGATTGGTGTTTGGCTTTCTGGACCTGTCTGTTTCGGCGATGTTTGCGTTACTGGCCACGGTCGAACCGCCCGGTGAGACCCGCCGCGGACACGGGCCGGTGTCATTTGATTCGTCAGGGCAGATTACAGTGATCTCTGCCTGACCGGTGCAGTTGCTGATGGATCGCACGACGGCACCGGAAAGCCGGTCGGTCAGCATTTTCGTGTTCTGTCAATCGCGGGGTGTTCGGTGGCTCTGAGGGAATCTTTCAGCCATGTCGGACTGCTGACAGCCCGGGTTGTGACGACTTGACTGCCTGCTTAGAATTTCGAATCGAATTTTCGTGGAACTCGTTTCAAAGAACGCTGTTTCGGCCGTTGCCGCAGCAGTGGCCGGGAACCTTGGTTGCTGCACAGTCCATCGTGGTGCTTGGGTCGACCGGATCCATCGGCACCAGCTGTCTTGACGTGATTCGAAGTCACAGTGACTGCATGCGCGTTCACGGAATCACGGCATTTCGCAGCCGATCGCTGTTACTTGAGCAGTGTCGTGAGTTTCGGCCGCGCTGGGCAGTTCTGGGTGATCCTGAAGCAGGGCATACGGCGGAAGGGATTGGTGATACTCGTTTCTTGCAGGGAATGGAGCACGCCGACCGGCTGGTCCGGGAATCTGATGTTGATACGGTGATGTCTGCAATTGTCGGTGCTGCAGGGTTGTCTCCGACGTGGGCGGCCGTTGATGCCGGCAAGCGTGTTGCGGTGGCAAACAAGGAGGCATTGGTCGTCGCCGGTCCTATAATCACTGAGCGTGCCCGGGAGACGGGTGCCCGACTGCTTCCCGTCGACAGCGAGCACAGTGCCGTTTTTCAGGCACTTCAGGCTGGAAGAAAAGAGGATCTGCGGCGAATTATTCTTACAGCCAGCGGAGGTCCGTTTCGTGGATGGACACGGCGTCGAATGCAGGATGTCACTCCGGAGATGGCCCTGAACCATCCCACATGGGAAATGGGGCCAAAAATTACGGTTGATTCCGCCACTATGATGAATAAGGCACTGGAGATCATCGAAGCCCGTTGGTTGTTTGACGTGCCCGTCCACCAGATTTCGGTCGTCGTGCACCCGCAGTCAATCGTGCATTCGTTTGTGGAATACCAGGATGGCTCTGTCATTTCACAGATGTCACCACCAGACATGCGACTGCCGATTCAGTATGCTTTGACGTTTCCCGAACGAATTGAATGTCCAGGAACGGATACGAACTGGACTCAATCGATGAATCTGGAATTTGAGCCGCCGGATCTCGATGCGTTTCCTGCACTGCAGTTGGGATTCGATGCAGCTACGCGTGGAGGAACCTGTGGAGCTGTCCTGAATGCAGCCAATGAAATTGCAGTGAATCGTTTTCTGAATGCCGAAATTCGATTCGATCAGATCCCTCA from Fuerstiella sp. encodes:
- a CDS encoding peptidylprolyl isomerase, translating into MSTQTDRFLTQGHSGAADAEHQQHVASGTTGRLVIVCLLVIVTGCQGKGLVTENPVFSDLPPRRSLVNNATTELSSDKGDTLSVTQVAVRDAEPLQGNTVVADINGRPLFVDDLIGSIRLTLEADDRYTDRQRRQFMLQELQRGLDQRIDEEIAVQALEAKVPEEQREAMKEHLGTAFEQFLEARRTELIREGKISSGDELDQFLAQGGMSVGQLRETFFRIQMVNGYIKSLTEATEGHSPDRLELLEYYRTNIDQFTPNERVRWQEIRVSVSAHGGREQARQRMMQVLNAIKSGESEFAELAHMYSDAFSAEQNGNRGWLNRDSLRDKKLEEMLFNLKSGEMTRVMEDDRFFSIYRVARHEYATPRPFSVVQSEIDEAIRRERATAAKQTIIADMRAEASVRTIFDDHTELR
- the dxr gene encoding 1-deoxy-D-xylulose-5-phosphate reductoisomerase is translated as MTACLEFRIEFSWNSFQRTLFRPLPQQWPGTLVAAQSIVVLGSTGSIGTSCLDVIRSHSDCMRVHGITAFRSRSLLLEQCREFRPRWAVLGDPEAGHTAEGIGDTRFLQGMEHADRLVRESDVDTVMSAIVGAAGLSPTWAAVDAGKRVAVANKEALVVAGPIITERARETGARLLPVDSEHSAVFQALQAGRKEDLRRIILTASGGPFRGWTRRRMQDVTPEMALNHPTWEMGPKITVDSATMMNKALEIIEARWLFDVPVHQISVVVHPQSIVHSFVEYQDGSVISQMSPPDMRLPIQYALTFPERIECPGTDTNWTQSMNLEFEPPDLDAFPALQLGFDAATRGGTCGAVLNAANEIAVNRFLNAEIRFDQIPQLCKEVLCHHDFDSRPSLKGLAAVDAWSRKEAQRWTT